The genomic region CTGCCCCTCAAAAGTGGCTGCCATGCCTTTTTCATGGCGATAATGGCGCTTACTGTGAAGCTTGCCCCGCCCTTCCATCAGCCGCATACGTCGCAAGGCATACTTTTGTAATAGCTCAGTCGCTCTTTCAGCTGGGCTATTCCAGTGTCCTCGATCCTCCAGAAAATAACTAAAAATACTGTCAATATCGGAGAGCCTAGTGTGGCTCGGTGTAGCGGTGAGCAGAAGCACCTTACTGGCAAGTTTGTCATCCCCAGGCCCGAAGAAGGCTCTGGCTGCTGCCACACGCTGGGAGCCCCCGCCGATGTTTCTGAGATAATGGGCCTCATCGACAACAATAAGATCAAACCCGGCAGCACCTAATCCATTTTCGCTTTTAAGGCTTTTACGAATCTCCGTAGCTTTTTCTGCGGCTTTCACCGCCGCCGGTTTATTCGGATCAACCTCCATGTCGGCGCCCCGTAACAAACCACTCAGAGAGTGAATGGTGGTGAGATAGAAATGGCCCACACCGTGATTAACCGCGACATCCAGACCTTCAAGAGATTTGCACATCTCCACACTGGGCACCGGCCTTCCATCAACGGCATTTTTAACCGTATGGTCAACAGGCCTATAATGCCAGCGCACCAGGGTTTCAAATTCCCGGCGCCAGTGCAGGCAGATATCACGATTAGGCGCCATCACCAGAATTTTGGCATCGGGCTTCATCTTCCATAAAAGCATTGCCACCCCAAGCGCCTGGAACGTCTTGCCCATGCCAACTTCATCGGCGAGCAGCGCCACACCGTGCTCGGACAGCAGATTCCAGAGGTACGCAACACCCTCGGTTTGCTTGGCCGCCATTGACTCCCGATTATCCGGCTGGTAATGCCAATCATGCTCACTACGATTGAAGTTGATCCAATCTGTTACCGCTTCCGGGCGCAACTTTCCCCAGCGAGTCTCAGTCATACGGCGCCCCGATTACGTTTCATGCGTTTGTACTCGCGGTTCAGCCACTGGCGATAGTCTTTGGCAAGATTTCGCGGCAACTTCGGAACAGCAACACTCAACTCGTCACAGCGCCGCATCACTGCCTCATTATCAGTGCCACCAAACTGACCAAGCCGCTTCTTGGCTGAGGCACAGAGTTCATTGACTTCTTGCGCCAGAAACCAGTTGAACAGGCCCTCTGGCATTGAACTAATGCGCACTTTTGTCTTCTCGACAAGCTCCCGCAGGCAGCCTGGACGGGTGAACGCCCAATGTTCCAGCTCCTTCAGAGTCGAACAATTTTCGACAATCTCCACGTAGTGATGACAGGCTGAAAACAAACGAAAGTAACTGATGTCGGGCACCTCCGTTTGCCTGCCATCGCTAAAGCTATCCTCTTCTGTGGACAACGAATCAACCAGCACCTCACCATCCTCAGTCTCTCGAACGCGATAATTCACATCATCCGAGGAAGGCGCACCCGCCGAGATGATCAGATCATCAAAGAGCCCTCTAAGGTCATCATACTGCTGCGCGCGACGATAGTCGGCTCGCTGCTCAATGATGAGCCCAGCCCCCGCTGTGACACCATCGAACAGAACCTCATAACGATGATTGGCCAATAAATGCTTGGTTTCGGGCACTCGCGGGCGAAGCGTTTGCAGACTTCCGCTATCGGAATCCCATAGCAACTGTTCAGGTGCATCCACGCCCGGCAGTTTAAGCAGATAGCTATCAGCCATGGCCCCCTTTTTAACCCATGCCCCGGAAACAACGTATCGCTCCGCCTGCCAGTCAAAAACCACGCGCAAGTCAAACGGCAGCGCCGCAGGAACACTCAGACTCTCCTGCTTCAACTGATCCGGTGTGGCGAACATTTCCGGTCCGAACTCAAGCTGCATTCCGAGGTAGACGGAAACGGGAACCGTGTCTGGAACGATAAAGCCGGCTTCAACGTTGAAGGTTTTACCTCCGACATCCGTTGGCAGGTTGGCACCGGGCTGGGTGAAATTCCAGGATCCAATCGCCAAAGCCGATGGCGTTTTCCAGAGCTTCGCATGGGTCATATTAAGTCGGTCGTCAGCTTTAAACGGACTTGAATGAAGAGACAGAAAGCCAGCTTCGTGCAACTCTTTCAGACCATCATTCCAGCACGTACGCAGATACTCATTTTCCACCCGGTCTGGTACTACCTTAACGCTCATTGAGTGGTTTTTAATAAACGCCTGCAGAGACTTCACGAGGCCCGCGAGATCACCAGAGAAATAAGGGGACCAAACAGCAAGCTCTTCCGATTTATGGTTGCCAAACAGCTGCGTCAGGAACAACGACCCCACCAGACTGTTACAAAACACGACGTCTTGCTGGTCGCCTTTCTTTCCCGTTACGTCCAGATCCCAATCAAAGCGCTGCTGAACATTTTCAAAAACAGGCTTGAAAAATGCGGCAACAGAATCCGCCAAGGGGTCATTCTCAACCGGCACGAAGTGAAAGACCTCCCGGTTACGCCCCCAGCCACTCATCGTAAGGTTTGCGCTACCAGACCCAAGGATCGCGCCCTTATCACCCTGCACATAAATGACTTTAGGATGGAACAGGCTGGTTTCAGAAAAACGAACATCACCATTTGCAGGCAAACGTTCCGGGGAAACTCCGTGCACTGGAATTGCCGTACGTTTATTTTGTTCCGGCTCGATAAACCGTTTATCGCAGAACACCTGAACATCAATTCCCTGGCTACTTAGTTCCTGCTGCATGGCCTCGTAGTCCATACGGGTTTTTGGAGAGTCCATTTTCAGAATGGCGGGAAGCAGATAGGTTTCGATGAATTCGATATCGATAACGAAGCTGGTCAACCAGACCTTACGGATTTCTCCAAGAGCCTCTAGCTGATCGGTAAAGGTTTTGAGGAGTTTCACTGGGTACCTCCCTGATACCCAGCTACCAAGTTGTAGAATTGGTGAACATAGTAGCCGTTCACCCAGGCCCCGATAGGGCGTTTCTCAGCTTTAGGCAATGGCTCAGTTCGCCCATATACCCGAATCTCGACATCATGTACTGCTTCTACCCAGCGAAATTGGCCACGCTCCCTCATTACCTGGGAATGGTATTTTAGTAGTCCCTTCAACTGCTCTTCGAGACTTTCATTTGTCGCCACATTCAGCAGTTTTTGCAGTCTACGCCGGGCAGTACCCTGAAGAGTTGGTAGCAAATCACTGGTATCCCAAATGCGACCAGCAGCATCTTGCAATGTGTGATCGGTGCGCCCTAGATCTTTCCAGGAACCACGGACGTCAGACACCGACTGCACTTTCTTGTGTCGGGCAAGCCTGAATAGCAAATCAAGTTCGGCAAGCAGAGGCTCAACAATCTGAATATGTTGGATTTTTCGACGTTCACCAGGCGGCTCACACCGCT from Marinobacter sp. LV10R510-11A harbors:
- a CDS encoding phospholipase D-like domain-containing protein; amino-acid sequence: MKLLKTFTDQLEALGEIRKVWLTSFVIDIEFIETYLLPAILKMDSPKTRMDYEAMQQELSSQGIDVQVFCDKRFIEPEQNKRTAIPVHGVSPERLPANGDVRFSETSLFHPKVIYVQGDKGAILGSGSANLTMSGWGRNREVFHFVPVENDPLADSVAAFFKPVFENVQQRFDWDLDVTGKKGDQQDVVFCNSLVGSLFLTQLFGNHKSEELAVWSPYFSGDLAGLVKSLQAFIKNHSMSVKVVPDRVENEYLRTCWNDGLKELHEAGFLSLHSSPFKADDRLNMTHAKLWKTPSALAIGSWNFTQPGANLPTDVGGKTFNVEAGFIVPDTVPVSVYLGMQLEFGPEMFATPDQLKQESLSVPAALPFDLRVVFDWQAERYVVSGAWVKKGAMADSYLLKLPGVDAPEQLLWDSDSGSLQTLRPRVPETKHLLANHRYEVLFDGVTAGAGLIIEQRADYRRAQQYDDLRGLFDDLIISAGAPSSDDVNYRVRETEDGEVLVDSLSTEEDSFSDGRQTEVPDISYFRLFSACHHYVEIVENCSTLKELEHWAFTRPGCLRELVEKTKVRISSMPEGLFNWFLAQEVNELCASAKKRLGQFGGTDNEAVMRRCDELSVAVPKLPRNLAKDYRQWLNREYKRMKRNRGAV